The genomic region AGGGTAACATAGGAGGTACCAATGTAGAGGTACTCAATCTTACCCTCTTTAGCCAGTTCGGAGCAAGCCTTGTCAACTTCCTTCTTGTTAGCGCCGATTTTTTCAGCAATTACACGGGGCTTTTCTTTGCTTACGCCTGCCAAATACTCCAGGATTTTAGCTTTTAATTCTTCCATTTAATTACACCACCGTTTCTTACCATCCTCACGGGTGGTACATATTCAGATGCCGCCGCCTGACGGCGGCGGCTCCTTTAATATTATACTCAGGCTTAAGCGGCTATATTCTTACCACTTGAACTGAGTAGTGCATCTAAAGGTTGTTTGTGCCAGGGTGAAGTCGTCGATGTGCTTGTCTGTGAAGGGCAGACCGGTAATTTCGAAGAACTTCTCCCAGCTAATACGCTCGATCCACTCGGCCATACGCTCACCAGGTTGAGCATTGGCAGCCCAGACTTCAACCAGGTGCTTAACAGCCTCAACAACTTCCGGCCAGCGCGGAGGATTGTTGGGCAGGAAGGGAATGGCCAGACGAGAGAATCTGGGACCAATACGGCTGTTGGAAATTTTACCACCAACCCAAATGGACACAGCATCGTTCTTGGGATCGATGATCTGTACTGACGGGCACATGGTGTAGCAGTTACCGCAGTACATGCAACGATCAGCCTTGATATCGATGGACTTCAGTTTAGGATTGGGACGGATAGCTGCGGTGGGGCAGCTAGCAGTCAGTGTAGGAATTTCGCACATTTTGTGCAGGTTTTCATGGTCAATCTTGGGTACAGTTCTGTGGATACCCAGGATGGCGATGTCGGAGCAGTGTACAGCACCGCACATGTTCAAGCAGCAAGCCAGAGCGATTCTCAGCTTGGCGGGCAGCTTCATGGTGGTGAAGTATTCAAACAGCTCATCCATTACAGACTTAACGATACCGGAGGCATCGGTAGCCGGGGTATGGCAGTGTACCCAACCTTGAGTGTGTACAATGTTGGTAATAGAGTTACCGGTACCGCCAACAGGAATTTTCTTGGCAGCCAGTTCGGCTAACAGGGGTTCAACGTTAGCTTCTTCGGATACCAGGAATTCAACATTGTGACGGCTGGTAAATCTCAGGTAACCACCACAGTATTTGTCTGCTAAGTCGCAGATTTCACGAATAAATTGAATGCTTACCAAACGCGGGGAACCAGCACGTACAGTGTACAGCTTAGCCCCGGTTTCAGATACGTGTACGAGAACGCCAGGCTTTATAATTTCATGGTAGCGCCATTTGCCATAGTTTTCTTTACAAATGGGCGGCAGCATGTCTTTATAGAGCGGCGGTCCGATATCGGTTCTTGCTTGTGCCAATGTGGTTCACCTCTCCCATTTTCAATTTATTTATGCGGCCAAGTCATTATGGGCTTGACCTGCATATTCTTTTAAGTTAGTCCTGAACAGTTTCTTCAGGCCACCAGAAGAAGAATGGGTTAGCACGCGGAGCATTAACCATTTGCGGAACGGGCTCCAGACCAACGGCGCGCAGGAAGTTACGCATACCCAGACGCAGGATCAGTTCACCGATACGCTCACGGGTCTTACCGTTCTCATCCCACCACTCCCAAGCTTTCTCTAAGAACTCTTTCAGTTCAGTGTAGGGAGGCTCAAGCTTCATGAAGGGGATGATGACCCAACCCATCATAGCACCCTGGAGAATAGGAGCTTTACCACCGATCAGGATGGTAGCGCCGCGGTCATCGCCAGGACGCAATGCTTTGCACATTTTGTTAATGCAGTGCATGCAGCGGGTGCAGTTAGCATTATCGATGGTCAGTTCATTGCCATCCCAGCTCATGCACTTGGTGGGGCACTTATCAATTACTAAGCCTTGAATATCAAAGCCCTCAGCAACATAGGCACGTACAGCTTCCTGGTCAATCTTGATATCATCTCTCCAGGTACCCTGGATAGAGAAGTCAGAACGGGCGATAGAAGCTACGCAGTCGTTGGGGCAGCCGGAAATCTTAATTTTAGACTTGTAAGGCCACATCGGACGGTGCAGGTAATCTTGGAATTCGTTGGTCAGATCGTGGCACAGGTCGGTGGTATCGATCAAAGCAAACTCACAACGAGCGGGACCAGCGCAGCAGCTGGGGGTACGCAGGTTGGAACCGGAACCACCTAAGTCAAAGGGATGCTCTTCTAAGTTGGAAACTTCATCAAAGAAGGGTTGTAAGTTTTCTGTTCTGGTACCCAGTAATACCAGGTCACCGGTGGAGCCGTGCAGGTTGGTCAGACCACTGCCATACTTCTCCCACAGATCACAAATTTGGCGCAGGGCCTTGGTGTTGTAGTACCAACCGGAAGGCTGGTTCAGACGAATGGTGTGGAACATTTCCACGTTTGGGAACTGTTCGGGAATGTCAGAGTAGCGACCGATTACACCACCGCCGTAACCCATAACACCTACGAGACCACCGTGCTTCCAGTGACCTCTTTTGTCCTCATAAGAAAGCTCCAGTTGACCGAGTAGGTCTTGGGCGGAAGGGCTGTTGGCTGCGGCCTTTTTAATTTCAGTTACGAAACTGGGCCACGGGCCTTTTTCAAGTTCGTCCAAGAGAGGAGTTTTCTTGGCTTCGGTCATTAAGTTCACCTCCGTTTTTTTGTGAAAAAGGATAGTAATATCTATCCCGCCATAAATGGCCAGCCGCTTTTCCTAGTTAGTTAGACAAAAAAAGACAAACTTGTCCATCCTGGAAAAGCAGGCAATACGTTGTCTCAAATTGCACAATCATACTGATGTGAATACAACATTCACATCCATGTAAAGTGTAACACCTGTCCTCTCAACTGTCAACTGTCATTGGGAAGCCAGCAACAGTGAGTTTTTAACAAAATCAGAATTTTACTAATATTTGTGGCATTTCTTTGGCTGTTGGCTTTTGGCTTTTTTCTTCCAGCGTTTCTTTGTGGTTGACCATCAGCCTTCAGCTGTTTTTTTGCTTATCTTTGGGGTCTTTTTCTTTACAAGACTTATTATAGCACGGTATTTTGTGCTTGTCTTGTTAGTTTTTTTTGTTTTATGTGGAAGGTTCTGCTTTTGGATATTTCTCAAGGGTCGGCTTTTGGCTGTTGGCCTTTGGCTTTAATGTTAACAGCCAATGGCTAATAGCCAACAGCTGACCCCTAAGGAATACCCTAAAACTAATAGCTAACAGCGGGACCCATGAGTAGAGCCGGTTAGATAGAGTATCCTTCCTCAAAAGCTTTCAAGTTTACTTCTATAAATTTCTCCGGCACCCGGGCTTTCAGAGCTGCTTGCCAGGTTTCTTTGGGGATGGGCAGTCGCCTGGCTAATACACCCACCAGTACTACGTTGGCCGCTTTGGGGTTGCCGCAGGCCAGGGCAATGTTTAAAGCGTCTACCACTATGGCATGGGGAGTGGCGGCCTTAACTTTTTCCAGGCAGTCTGCGGGATACTCTGCTGCCCCGGTTAGTACCGGCACCGGGTGGATAGCCTGGTCATTGACGATTATATGACCGTCTGTTTTTAAATAGGGTAACCAGCGCCGGGCTTCCATTTTTTCAAAGGCTAAGATCACATCGGCGCCGCCTTCGGAGATCAGCGGGGAATAAACCTTTTGCCCTAAACGAACCTGTGTAACAACACTGCCGCCCCTTTGGGCCATACCTTTAATCTCTGATACTTTAATGTCATAACCGGCATCCTGGGCCGCTTTGGCCAATACTCTGGTGGCTAAGATGGTGCCCTGTCCACCGACGCCCACAAGCAAGATATTTACCGGCTTAAGCATGTTGTTCACCTCGCTTTTTAAGGGCACCTTTTTTACAAACCTGAATACAAAGCCCGCAACCATTACATTGAATGGCGGTTACGTAGGCCTTGTTTTCCCGGCGGGAGATGGCCGGGCAGCCTAAATTGAGGCAGATGCCGCAATTTATGCAGGCCTCCCGGTCCACTTCCACCGGCTCGGCCGCAGCGGATTTTTTCAGTAAGGCACAGGGACGTTTAACAATAATGACGGATGGTTCCGGAGCCGCCACTTCTTCTTTGACCGCGGCGTCCATGGCAGCTAAATCCATGGGGTCAACGGTGCGCACCCGGTGAACCCCCAGTGCTTTAACCAGGGCCTCCAGATCCACTTCCGGGGCCGGCTTGCCCATCAGGGTTTGGCCGGTGGCCGGATTGTCCTGGTGACCGGTCATGGCGGTGGTACGGTTGTCCAGAATCAGAACGGAGGAAGTGCCGCCGTTATAGACCACATCCAGCAGCCCGGTAATACCCGAGTGCAGGAAAGTACTGTCGCCAATGACGGCTACGGTGCGGCGGGCCATTTCCGGATTGGCTTTTTCCATGCCCAGAGCGGCACCAATGCTGGCACCCATACAAATACAGGTATCCATGGCGTTCAGGGGGCTGGCGCTGCCCAGGGTATAACAGCCAATGTCCCCGGTGACAATTAAT from Desulfotomaculum nigrificans DSM 574 harbors:
- a CDS encoding indolepyruvate oxidoreductase subunit beta → MLKPVNILLVGVGGQGTILATRVLAKAAQDAGYDIKVSEIKGMAQRGGSVVTQVRLGQKVYSPLISEGGADVILAFEKMEARRWLPYLKTDGHIIVNDQAIHPVPVLTGAAEYPADCLEKVKAATPHAIVVDALNIALACGNPKAANVVLVGVLARRLPIPKETWQAALKARVPEKFIEVNLKAFEEGYSI
- the dsrB gene encoding dissimilatory-type sulfite reductase subunit beta; its protein translation is MAQARTDIGPPLYKDMLPPICKENYGKWRYHEIIKPGVLVHVSETGAKLYTVRAGSPRLVSIQFIREICDLADKYCGGYLRFTSRHNVEFLVSEEANVEPLLAELAAKKIPVGGTGNSITNIVHTQGWVHCHTPATDASGIVKSVMDELFEYFTTMKLPAKLRIALACCLNMCGAVHCSDIAILGIHRTVPKIDHENLHKMCEIPTLTASCPTAAIRPNPKLKSIDIKADRCMYCGNCYTMCPSVQIIDPKNDAVSIWVGGKISNSRIGPRFSRLAIPFLPNNPPRWPEVVEAVKHLVEVWAANAQPGERMAEWIERISWEKFFEITGLPFTDKHIDDFTLAQTTFRCTTQFKW
- the dsrA gene encoding dissimilatory-type sulfite reductase subunit alpha, yielding MTEAKKTPLLDELEKGPWPSFVTEIKKAAANSPSAQDLLGQLELSYEDKRGHWKHGGLVGVMGYGGGVIGRYSDIPEQFPNVEMFHTIRLNQPSGWYYNTKALRQICDLWEKYGSGLTNLHGSTGDLVLLGTRTENLQPFFDEVSNLEEHPFDLGGSGSNLRTPSCCAGPARCEFALIDTTDLCHDLTNEFQDYLHRPMWPYKSKIKISGCPNDCVASIARSDFSIQGTWRDDIKIDQEAVRAYVAEGFDIQGLVIDKCPTKCMSWDGNELTIDNANCTRCMHCINKMCKALRPGDDRGATILIGGKAPILQGAMMGWVIIPFMKLEPPYTELKEFLEKAWEWWDENGKTRERIGELILRLGMRNFLRAVGLEPVPQMVNAPRANPFFFWWPEETVQD